A genomic segment from Armigeres subalbatus isolate Guangzhou_Male unplaced genomic scaffold, GZ_Asu_2 Contig459, whole genome shotgun sequence encodes:
- the LOC134204216 gene encoding uncharacterized protein K02A2.6-like, with protein MANSFDMIRSLGLQMQPFDYTAHTDDVGVEWSKWLRSFETMIRASRVDDEDWKRDLLLHFAGSSIQQLFDTLPELAGAEFRGPLLNIEHYTPNMTNYEEARARLNEFFMPKENTTYERHLLRQMRQRSGENIDAFTIRLRVQAERCGFGDRTEENIKDQIIQNCQSAALRRDLLKRGDASLEEILSIAKIFETVAQQEKSFAVNEISKPNISEVNKIDAKRSFAMRKRHAEMVQFECHRCGYSGHLARDANCPAKGKACNRCGGKDHFARKCRRNKNLIRANSYRWIGNRRDDRDNKTAEQSRSDDDSNTVKQITDEKIEYVFNVTTSDSDGEIQCEIGGVLVHAVIDSGSKYNLLSQKDWETLKTNKVRVSNQRRETSKSFKAYGGQPLALLGVFTAMIKLCNVTGLAEFYVIEGHGKILIGRDTATSMGVLKINIPVNEIKAECKHLGTIKGIVVDIPIKADVAPVVQPYRRIPVALEERVDKKIDELLSQGVIEPVNEPSKWVSPVVVVPKGDDIRICVDMRRANEAVERVTHPRNHPLPTFEDFLPQLAKAKVFSRIDVKHAFHQVEISEKSREITTFVTRRGLFRYTRLMFGINCAPELFQKAMEQVLSGCDGCMVYIDDAIVYGSDHEEHNMRLEKVLLKLKEWNVALNEEKCVYGVTEMDFLGHTLSADGIKPDKDKLESIQNFRAPRNGEEVRSFLGLVNFVGKFLPDLATLTYPLRLLTNQGRKFEWGTTQQKAFAKLKEHLTDPKTLGYYDIDDRTQLIADASPVGLGAVLIQFSSEEFRTYCKSSNIKLISTTPYWPQQNGEVERQNRSILKRLTINQTMNGDWIEELNKYLLMYRSSSHSTSKKTPSELMFGYNIRDKLPSIYQPKDVDEELIDQDKAMKERGKLYADERRNAKPNLISEGDNVLLKKMTKTNKLTPTFDSEAFKVIKRKGGDVIVASESGVKYRRHVTHLQRIPVGVTDLCAQETNKPDGNSPDEGIGQHADCTRGRGVKRTIRPPTYMRHYVQAVQKD; from the exons GAATATGACAAACTATGAGGAAGCACGCGCCAGGTTGAATGAGTTTTTTATGCCAAAGGAGAACACCACATATGAACGTCACTTACTGCGCCAGATGAGACAACGATCCGGGGAAAATATTGATGCATTCACCATCAGATTGAGAGTCCAAGCGGAACGGTGCGGATTTGGTGACCGAACGGAGGAAAACATAAAAGACCAAATTATACAGAACTGCCAATCGGCTGCGCTGCGCCGGGATCTATTAAAGCGAGGTGATGCGAGTCTGGAGGAAATTTTGAGCATTGCAAAAATTTTCGAAACCGTTGCACAGCAGGAGAAATCTTTTGCTGTTaatgaaatttcgaaaccaAACATCAGCGAAGTCAACAAAATTGATGCAAAGCGATCTTTTGCCATGCGTAAACGGCATGCTGAAATGGTGCAGTTTGAATGTCATCGTTGTGGATACAGTGGACATCTAGCAAGAGATGCGAATTGCCCTGCCAAAGGAAAGGCATGCAACCGATGTGGAGGCAAAGACCATTTTGCCAGAAAGTGCCGCAGAAACAAGAATTTGATAAGAGCAAATAGCTACCGATGGATTGGAAATCGGCGGGACGACAGAGACAACAAAACTGCCGAACAAAGTCGTTCCGATGATGACTCAAACACTGTGAAACAAATAACTGACGAGAAAATAGAATACGTGTTCAATGTAACCACTAGCGACAGTGACGGTGAAATCCAGTGTGAGATCGGAGGAGTACTTGTTCATGCAGTGATCGACTCCGGTTCCAAATACAATTTGTTGAGCCAAAAAGATTGGGAAACACTGAAAACCAACAAAGTGAGAGTGTCAAATCAACGACGAGAAACATCGAAATCCTTCAAGGCCTATGGAGGTCAACCCCTGGCACTACTGGGCGTATTTACAGCAATGATCAAGCTATGCAACGTAACTGGACTGGCAGAGTTCTACGTAATAGAAGGTCACGGCAAAATCCTTATCGGTCGCGACACTGCAACATCAATGGGGGTTCTAAAAATTAATATTCCTGTGAACGAAATAAAAGCTGAATGCAAGCATTTGGGTACTATCAAGGGAATTGTGGTAGACATTCCCATCAAGGCCGATGTTGCACCTGTTGTACAACCGTACAGACGCATACCAGTGGCATTGGAAGAAagagttgataagaaaattgaCGAGTTACTCAGCCAAGGCGTTATCGAACCAGTGAATGAACCATCCAAATGGGTCTCCCCGGTGGTCGTGGTTCCCAAAGGAGACGACATTCGAATTTGTGTGGATATGCGACGTGCCAACGAGGCGGTAGAGAGAGTGACTCACCCTCGGAATCACCCCTTACCGACTTTCGAGGATTTTCTTCCTCAACTGGCAAAAGCGAAAGTTTTCTCTCGGATCGATGTGAAGCACGCTTTCCATCAG GTTGAAATATCGGAAAAGTCGAGGGAGATTACAACTTTTGTTACGCGCAGAGGATTGTTTCGATACACCCGACTTATGTTTGGGATCAACTGCGCGCCAGAATTGTTCCAAAAGGCAATGGAACAGGTTCTGAGCGGATGCGATGGGTGCATGGTGTACATTGATGATGCTATTGTGTACGGGTCTGATCATGAGGAGCACAATATGAGATTAGAAAAAGTTCTTCTCAAACTAAAAGAATGGAATGTAGCACTAAACGAGGAAAAATGCGTTTATGGAGTAACCGAAATGGACTTCCTAGGTCACACGTTGTCAGCGGATGGAATTAAGCCTGATAAAGATAAACTTGAATCAATACAAAATTTCAGAGCACCGAGAAATggagaagaagtaagaagttttCTCGGTTTGGTTAATTTTGTCGGCAAGTTTCTTCCCGATTTGGCTACTCTAACGTATCCACTGCGACTATTGACGAATCAAGGACGAAAATTTGAATGGGGAACCACACAGCAAAAAGCTTTTGCAAAACTGAAAGAACATTTGACGGACCCTAAAACACTGGGTTACTATGACATTGATGATCGTACGCAACTGATAGCCGATGCAAGCCCAGTTGGCTTAGGGGCTGTGCTTATTCAG TTTTCTAGCGAGGAGTTTCGGACGTATTGCAAATCTAGCAATATAAAGCTTATCAGCACTACACCATACTGGCCCCAACAGAACGGTGAAGTTGAGCGACAAAACCGTTCTATTTTGAAAAGATTAACGATCAATCAAACAATGAACGGTGACTGGATCGAAGAATTGAACAAATACCTACTAATGTATCGCTCATCTTCCCACTCGACGTCAAAGAAAACACCCTCAGAACTGATGTTCGGGTATAATATTCGTGATAAACTCCCGTCTATCTATCAGCCTAAAGATGTCGATGAAGAGTTGATAGATCAAGACAAAGCCATGAAAGAAAGAGGTAAGCTGTACGCAGATGAACGACGGAATGCTAAACCGAATCTTATCTCGGAAGGCGACAAcgttttgctgaagaaaatgactAAAACGAATAAGTTAACACCAACTTTTGATTCCGAAGCATTCAAAGTAATCAAACGAAAGGGCGGGGATGTGATAGTTGCTTCAGAATCTGGTGTTAAATACCGAAGACATGTGACCCATCTACAACGCATTCCGGTGGGTGTGACTGATTTGTGCGCACAAGAAACGAACAAACCTGATG GTAATTCTCCCGACGAAGGCATAGGACAACATGCAGACTGCACCAGAGGACGTGGAGTTAAACGAACTATTCGACCGCCAACATATATGCGTCATTACGTGCAAGCCGTCCAA